The segment ATGGCTTGACCAAGTAAGTATGATGTGGTCATGAGATGATTATGGGAATGTTAATGGCAAAATCAAGGAAATAATGGCGTGATGTTGAGTAATTTGGAACTTCTACTGAGATGAATACATTCCTACTAGAGCTGCACCATGATATGGAACTCCTACTGACTTGAAATGGGGAGGTGAGATGAAGGAAGTGACTGAACCTTACATGTGGATGCTCTCAATAAACCAGGCAATCCATTTAGAGAAATCGCTACATAATCATCATGTACAAACAATAAAGATAGGACTAATGCACAGCACACATCCTacaaatgataataatatctGAGCCCCTATTAAGTATCCAGCCATGAAATCTTCTCAGTTACTGGTAAATAAATGCATGTCACAAATAAGGGCTACAGTAGCATGCTTCCAAATGGAATGTTTGTGACACCAATATGAGCATTCAAAATGCTGATGACTTGATATGAAATGGATCATGGATGCATGCAACTGCTGCAAGATGCATCCTATCATCTAGTGCTTGTATTTGTCGGAGCAAAAAGAACAGAGTACATCCCCTTCACGCTATTGGTATGCCATAGCTTGTGGAGTTCCGTTGGCGCCAGCAGCAGAAACAGGGTAGGTAGCATCCTTCCGTTTCCCAAATGGGTTCTTAGAAAATGTATTCATGAGTCAAGAGAAGAAACGTCTATCCTCAATCATGAAACAAACATCTAGTTCAAATTGCTATGCAATTAATCCAGTTGAAGAAATCACATAATGCATTTCAATGTCTGAAGTAAAAACTAATAGCTAATATGAATGGTTGATTGGTAATGATGCACAGCAGCACATTCAGCAAACAATACATGTATCCAAactcaagaaaatataaacaatattCCTTAACATCACCTGGCTCGTGTACTAGGCTCCACTAGCATTATCATTTCCACTGTGCtgttagaaaataaaacagagATCAAACGTAAAACAAGCCTATCCACTATCCATGATAAGCACCCATTTTGTTCAAGGTATCACCTATGAGTAAGATAAGTCAACcattaaatttgataaatcGCTCACTCTTGACACTTGCATTTCCAGGCAAAGACAACTTCCAATTTACAAGTACCAATAGGATAGGTAAGATCGTTCTATAACTAGCATcgaatagaaaattttgatgaagaaaaggaTATTGTATTCTCATGCCCACAGAGCCAGAACTAGGAATAACAGCACCCTGCAAATTATGATGCACATTGGTGGCAGTGTTCACGTCCTAAATAGGTGAAGTGATAACCAAATTAGTAGACATGAAAGGAAACGTAGTTTGATAATCCTTAACCTGAACATGACTTGTGAAGATTAAAGGATCAACAGTTCACTATAACCTACTTACTTCAAACTCAATGAAGCAGACCGTGTGCCTTTCCTGCCTCAGAATCTTCATTTGCTTAAATCCAGATTGTCTGCATTAAATGTCATGAACCAGTGATCCAAAAGATTCAGTTGGTTTAAGGTTATTTATAGACAtgataaaatgatttaaaaaattgtgcAAAGATGAGACTTGCATACACGCTTAAAAGACCTCTGAGTTCCTCTTCATTTACATTTTCCCCCAGATTACCAATAAACAGGGTATTGCAAGGAGGATTATCTTTAGTGTTCTGTATGAAACATGAGAAAAATGAGATACAGAAATCTTTCAATACTTGCACAAAAACCCATGAAATGTAAGCTTTTGATTTTCCCAGCGGAAACAATAAGACAACACACTTCATGATGCCTTCATCTCGTGATAACTTTAATAGTTAGTTGTAAATAAAGTTCGAAGTTCAGGGGTAGTAATTGCGAGAGGGCGATGCAAAGTTCAAAGTCGAACCGAAACAGAGCATGGACATGCTAAACTAACATTGTGGACCAGTCAAATgctaatgaaaaaataaaaaagcatgGTAAAAGGACACCACTGACAAGGTGAAACTCCAACAAGAATTATAGTTATTTTCCATAGAGACTGTAAACGGATTACCTGAACAGGCACATAGCTGCTAGGTGCTGGTACAGGTGCAGGAGCAGGTATAGGTACAGGAGGAACCGGGTAACCTCCATACGGATCAtatggaggaggaggtggagCCATATACCTAGATCATCACAGAACCATAAGGAACTTGAACAACACAACTCAATGccatttcataaaacatcTCCAGGTGATTAGACATATAACTGACTTTAAAGCGAAAGCACCTTCAAGTTTCCATAAAGAGAAGACTCACCCATGAGGCCCCCAAATAGGGGGTGGAGGTGCATGAAAAGGCGACGGGCTTGAATATCTGGTGTGGGCATAGTCACCACCAGTTCTCAAACGTTTACTTTGGTCATAAGCATTTGCATCAGCAACAATGCCTACAAGTAGTACAAAGATTAGCAAATTGAGCAATCCtttgcttctttcttttttgaaaagaaaaatgagtaaCAAAGAGCGTTTAAACCGTGAAATCATTACACGACAAAAGAACAAGCGGAAGGTAGCCTAAGCCTTAGATAATAAGCAGAAGATTATGCTGGGAGAATGTTTATTGATCTCCCACTGTTGATAGAAAAGGAGACGAAACTATTGCATAGCTATATACAGTGCCTAAGGCAACTTATGGCAGAAGCATGTAGCATTACAAGTCAAGATCAAAAGGAAAGTAAATGTGATAAACCAAATTCTAAAACAGACGTCATGCGTTATGACCCTCCAATCAGAgctcaaaataaaactaacgAGACCCAACAAGAATCATAAAGTTACTAAATCACCTCGTTTAACAAAGAGATTTTTCTTGGCCATCTCCGTGTGCAACACTGACTTAGACTCCGCATCAAAAACCATATCCTAAACCACAAAGAACAAAGCAACCGACACTAGAAGATTGAGAATTCAAAAGCTCAATAAGTAAAGCAGTGAGGTAAAGACATGAACCTGAAGGGCATCTTTAGCGGCAATAGCAAGCTGGCCATTGGAGAATAGAGCAAAACCCATAGGCTTTTCGCCTTTAAAATTTACTTGCGAGGCCTCGTAACCAGGTAACCATCTGAGAAGATTCTGtagctctctctcttttacaTCTTCAGGAAGACCTGTTATAAATATAGTTCGAACCTAACGCCACACAACATCAAAAACTGCCTCACAGAGAGAATCGAAATAGCAGAAACCATCAAATAATTCCACAAGACGACTGATTGAGCAGAATAATCACCCAAACTCACCACAAAACacgaaacaaaacaaattaatcTCCAACTAGGTAAAAGAGGGACAGTACCTCATCGGAGGCATGACGACTGGGGTTGTCGACGAGGATCTGAGGAGGATGAGGGTGAGGAATAGGAGGGGGAGCGGCGGTGGCAGCTTGTggtggaggaagaggaggagcaGCGGCCGCCGCAGGCCATTGCTGGTGATACGGGTGGATTCCAGTGCCGGCCATGCGTAAACAAGTGGAACGAAACAGCAGGAAGCAACTATGGAGTACGGAGGCAACCAAATTTCTCCGTTCAACTTCTTCGTATTAACAAATTTCGTGAATTTGTTGGCCCTCTGTGCTCTGCTCCGATACGGATTTGGAAGTTTCCGGGGAAAACCTAAGAAGATGTAAAGAAAAAGGTGGCTTGTCCACGATCTGCGCGCCAAGCGTGATGATATGTCCTTCGCCATTGGGCCAACTGCCGGCCCACAGCCAATTTTCCAATCTTCccctttttatattaaataattatacctcattatttttaaaagtttcattttaaatctttcaaattcaaattttttttccaaataaatccTAAACTATTTATTGCAttcataaacaaatatatatatatatatataaaaaaatctaaatatatatcaaaaataaaatttgagatcCGTTaaaatgtgatgtcccaccttagttgggaggagaataaaccacaatttataagggtgtagaaacattCCCATTcctctagtagatgcgttttaaagtcttgaagggaagctcgaaaaagAAAGCTCAGAGAAAACAATATCCGCtggcggtggatctgggtcgttacaaatggtattagagtcagacaccggacgatgtgctagctttctcgctgttccctaaagggagtagacacgaggcggtgtaccagtaaggacgctgggctctgaagaaaggtggattgtgatgtcctacattagttcgggaggagaacaaaacacaatttataaagttttgaggggaagttggaaagggaaagctaGAGGAAGCCTGAAAAGAAGATCCAAGAACCTCATCggtaatttagggtttagagtttaaatttaaatttaaattttttatttttactttttgttatatatatatatatatatatatatatatatatatatatatatattttactttttgttgaatattaaaaaatatattataaaattgaattctaGAAAACAGTGGTTGactttttgaaatattaactatttttaaaaaatttacactgtcttaaaataatatagaGCTGTTAtccatttaattataatatttgtttttaatatttggtcggttttaaatacatattattaaaaattatgtgaaaaatactcttttaatCACTAAGCTTTTGGCCTAGTCATTTAATTCCTATAttacaaacattaaattttttattttttatttctaaatattgAGTTTAATTCTTATTTCGTACCTaaaatgttacatttttttatctaattatttatgttttaatatttataattttacctCCCAATTTTCACCATCACTCAAATTTTCCGTTTAAAAGCGTAATTTTTGAAActcttaaaaacaaaattcaaaatttaaaaaatataatattttaaaatttaccgACAAACCATATTAAAATTAGACTTCGAGTAGATAAAAaggtaatattttaaaacttaagggctatataaaaacaagatttaaaaaataagggactagaaagaaaatttattctataaaaagcatgcatgcaaaaaaggaagaaatagaagcagagaaagaaaaagagaattatGTATAAAAGAAATGTACGAAAATATATTTGGAATACAAGGAAGAAAACGAGTACTACTGTACGCGATGTGTCGTAGTAGAGGAGCGTTCCTTGATAATTTGGAGGCCGACATGTCGTCCAAGCATCATGAGCGTGGCCTGAGGGTTAGTACCAGGCGACACCCCAAAAGTGGAGCCATCCACCACTCTCAACGCCTCCATTCCGATGACCCGATGGTTCCGGTCCACCACTTTCCCCGCGACGCACCCACCATGGTAGTGCCATATCGTGCTCACCGTCCTCTTACAAAACTCCCTCAAAAACCCATCATCCTTCTCCTCTTTCTCCGGATAAACCGGCCCAACGAACCGGAACTCCCTCTTCCATAACCACCCGCTGAACTTAAACCCCTCCATCGACCGGCTCCTCAAAACCTCCCCTATCTTCCTCGTCCCGTTCACGCACCGCTCTAGATCCACCGCGTTGCCGAAGTAGTTGAACCAAACCACCGGGTTCACtctcacgtcggttgaagCCAGCCGCATCGAACCGAACGATACCGGTCCAATTATCTTCTCCATCAATGTCGCCACCGTCAGATAAACCGGCGCCGATTGAGCTCTTATGAAAAATGACTTCGGGGGAGAAGTAAACGGAATCACGTTGGATGTCGCTTCCAAATACGCGCCGGATTCCGTTATTCCGGCTACCTGAATCAAAGATTGCTCCAACGGCATCGGCGATAAAATGGAAATTCCATTACGGGGATTGTCGTAGAGGTAGTGCCCTACGTAGGGTAAATGATGAGTCACAGGAATCCCCCACGACGACAGATACGGACGCGAACCAATTCCACTCAGTAA is part of the Cucurbita pepo subsp. pepo cultivar mu-cu-16 chromosome LG12, ASM280686v2, whole genome shotgun sequence genome and harbors:
- the LOC111806488 gene encoding RNA-binding protein with multiple splicing 2-like isoform X2; the protein is MAGTGIHPYHQQWPAAAAAPPLPPPQAATAAPPPIPHPHPPQILVDNPSRHASDEVRTIFITGLPEDVKERELQNLLRWLPGYEASQVNFKGEKPMGFALFSNGQLAIAAKDALQDMVFDAESKSVLHTEMAKKNLFVKRGIVADANAYDQSKRLRTGGDYAHTRYSSPSPFHAPPPPIWGPHGYMAPPPPPYDPYGGYPVPPVPIPAPAPVPAPSSYVPVQNTKDNPPCNTLFIGNLGENVNEEELRGLLSVQSGFKQMKILRQERHTVCFIEFEDVNTATNVHHNLQGAVIPSSGSVGMRIQFSKNPFGKRKDATYPVSAAGANGTPQAMAYQ
- the LOC111806488 gene encoding RNA-binding protein with multiple splicing 2-like isoform X1; amino-acid sequence: MAGTGIHPYHQQWPAAAAAPPLPPPQAATAAPPPIPHPHPPQILVDNPSRHASDEVRTIFITGLPEDVKERELQNLLRWLPGYEASQVNFKGEKPMGFALFSNGQLAIAAKDALQDMVFDAESKSVLHTEMAKKNLFVKRGIVADANAYDQSKRLRTGGDYAHTRYSSPSPFHAPPPPIWGPHGYMAPPPPPYDPYGGYPVPPVPIPAPAPVPAPSSYVPVQNTKDNPPCNTLFIGNLGENVNEEELRGLLSVQSGFKQMKILRQERHTVCFIEFEDVNTATNVHHNLQGAVIPSSGSVGMRIQYPFLHQNFLFDASYRTILPILLVLVNWKLSLPGNASVKSERFIKFNG